A DNA window from Paenibacillus sp. HWE-109 contains the following coding sequences:
- a CDS encoding CheR family methyltransferase, which translates to MEDFPYQDELQQIEINLLLEGMYQMYGFDFRHYVRSSLRRRILNRMRAEKLPTISAVLEKVLHEPGFVELLLNDMSIRVTEMFRDPSFFRAFRDHVVPELRKLPEIRIWHAGCATGEEVYSMAILMQEEGLAEKTRIYATDMNDRAIEAAQKGAFPLKQMQLFTKNYLDAGGEMAFSEYYTTDHQYAYFRPLMRENLIFAQHNLVTDGSFNEFHVILCRNVMIYFDSKLQQQVHSLFHESLSSGGYLGLGKKESILFTPEGVHYEEFVPQERIYRKK; encoded by the coding sequence ATGGAGGATTTCCCCTATCAGGATGAATTGCAACAAATAGAAATCAATCTTCTCTTGGAAGGCATGTACCAAATGTACGGATTTGATTTCCGGCATTATGTGCGCTCTTCGCTTCGCAGGCGAATTCTTAATCGGATGCGAGCGGAGAAGCTGCCGACCATCAGTGCTGTTCTGGAAAAAGTGCTGCATGAACCTGGCTTCGTGGAGCTGTTGCTGAATGATATGTCCATTCGGGTAACGGAGATGTTCAGGGATCCGAGCTTTTTCCGCGCGTTCCGCGATCATGTGGTCCCTGAGCTGCGGAAGCTTCCGGAGATTCGTATTTGGCATGCAGGCTGTGCGACAGGAGAAGAAGTGTATTCGATGGCCATCCTCATGCAGGAAGAGGGTTTGGCGGAGAAAACGCGGATCTACGCCACAGATATGAATGACAGAGCGATCGAAGCAGCGCAAAAGGGTGCCTTCCCGCTGAAACAGATGCAGCTATTTACCAAGAACTATCTGGATGCCGGCGGCGAGATGGCCTTCTCCGAATATTACACAACGGATCATCAATATGCCTATTTCCGACCGTTGATGAGGGAGAATCTAATTTTCGCCCAGCATAATCTGGTGACCGATGGTTCATTCAACGAATTCCACGTAATCCTTTGCCGGAATGTCATGATTTACTTCGACAGCAAGCTGCAGCAGCAGGTGCATAGTCTCTTTCATGAAAGCTTGTCGTCGGGAGGCTACCTTGGACTTGGCAAAAAGGAGTCGATCCTGTTCACACCCGAAGGTGTACACTATGAGGAATTTGTTCCGCAAGAGCGCATTTACCGTAAGAAATAG
- a CDS encoding DUF1003 domain-containing protein: MREEANGQEISGECTPEQLFQELEQDQSAQLDMEQLDRIKVMVREYQGSIKSHLTQQQNKKSSWADRLADRIATFGGSWTFIVLFITFLVVWMLVNLMSFAFDKPPFILLNLILSCLSAFQAPVILMSQNRQAARDKQEAILDFAINYRAEQENTELKVLLERLDQRMERLEQQALNRHSTSE, from the coding sequence ATGAGGGAAGAGGCGAATGGCCAAGAAATCAGCGGGGAATGCACGCCTGAGCAGTTGTTCCAGGAGTTGGAACAAGATCAAAGCGCTCAGCTGGATATGGAGCAGTTAGATCGCATCAAGGTCATGGTGAGAGAATACCAAGGCAGTATTAAATCCCATCTGACACAGCAGCAAAATAAGAAATCATCATGGGCGGACCGCTTGGCTGATAGAATTGCTACGTTTGGCGGAAGTTGGACGTTTATTGTTCTGTTTATTACATTTTTGGTCGTTTGGATGCTTGTTAATCTGATGAGTTTTGCCTTCGACAAACCGCCGTTCATCTTACTCAATTTGATTTTATCCTGTTTATCGGCATTTCAAGCGCCCGTAATCTTGATGAGTCAGAATCGCCAGGCAGCCAGAGACAAGCAGGAAGCTATTCTGGATTTCGCGATTAACTATCGGGCAGAGCAGGAGAATACCGAATTAAAAGTTTTATTGGAGCGTCTTGATCAGCGCATGGAAAGGCTGGAACAGCAAGCGTTGAATCGACATTCAACCAGCGAATAG
- a CDS encoding DUF1328 domain-containing protein, translated as MLGWAIMFLIIALVAGVFGFFGIVSAAVGIAKVLFFVFLIMFVVSLIFGRRRSI; from the coding sequence ATGTTGGGTTGGGCCATTATGTTTCTCATTATTGCACTTGTAGCCGGTGTTTTCGGATTTTTCGGGATTGTCTCAGCGGCAGTAGGGATTGCCAAAGTACTATTCTTTGTCTTCCTGATCATGTTCGTTGTATCCTTGATTTTCGGCAGACGCAGAAGTATTTAA
- a CDS encoding general stress protein produces the protein MNTYTRVSVTANLQEAQNKVQQLYREGFERDHIYVLTHSAEGTDFVANYTGAEQISIAEEGVITSIANLFRSRGDELRAKMKSLGVPEVEASRLEGELDKGKILVLATPSTEVNSYSTEDFQRTIL, from the coding sequence ATGAATACTTATACTAGAGTGAGTGTGACAGCGAATCTTCAAGAAGCACAGAATAAGGTGCAGCAACTGTACAGGGAAGGTTTCGAGAGAGACCATATCTACGTACTGACGCATAGTGCAGAAGGTACCGACTTCGTAGCTAATTACACAGGCGCTGAGCAGATTTCAATAGCGGAGGAAGGCGTGATTACGTCCATTGCGAATCTCTTCCGATCCCGCGGCGATGAGCTCCGGGCGAAGATGAAATCGCTGGGCGTGCCTGAAGTCGAAGCGAGCAGACTGGAAGGCGAGTTGGATAAGGGGAAGATCCTAGTCCTGGCGACCCCTTCGACAGAAGTGAATTCGTACAGTACCGAAGATTTCCAACGAACTATTTTATAA
- a CDS encoding cold-shock protein, which yields MYFSKKSLEPVPEEETSIWTCSTEQCSCWMRDNFSFADSPECPICHSTMVKDQKMLPTLSNTSSRR from the coding sequence TTGTACTTTTCAAAGAAATCGTTGGAGCCTGTTCCTGAAGAGGAAACCAGCATCTGGACCTGCAGCACAGAGCAGTGCTCATGTTGGATGAGAGATAACTTCTCATTCGCGGATAGTCCGGAATGTCCGATCTGTCATTCAACCATGGTCAAGGATCAAAAGATGCTCCCAACCTTATCGAACACAAGCAGCAGGCGATAA
- a CDS encoding cold-shock protein has protein sequence METGTVKWFNAEKGFGFIEMEGGKDVFVHFSAITGEGFKSLDEGERVQFEVTQGNRGPQAENVVKL, from the coding sequence ATGGAAACAGGTACAGTCAAATGGTTTAATGCAGAAAAAGGGTTTGGTTTTATCGAAATGGAAGGCGGAAAAGACGTGTTCGTTCACTTCAGCGCCATTACGGGAGAAGGCTTCAAAAGCTTAGACGAAGGTGAACGCGTACAATTTGAAGTTACTCAAGGTAACCGCGGACCGCAAGCTGAAAATGTAGTCAAGCTGTAG
- a CDS encoding copper amine oxidase N-terminal domain-containing protein, translating to MERKRWTWWVSASLVILMFALTGCQNLQGLDVSQAFQNSAAVKSGESRGSLQLELVPGDQTAFTANEKAIFNALKNVKLELTNVAMQDKQHLSVNGALTYSKGTIPFQASLDETQIVLQIEGAKQPIFFDLTDAERGSMPSPLTADMQKQIMDKAESLSPAILKFIIANAPNPSQIAVSSVSEQVYQETLSLQKLHLEIKGSELVGLLKTFLTNIIADDKGLKELIGQLYDVLAPIIKEEMKRSATENEFASPFPDLMMAYLDNKTLAVEFVYTTIQQGLQKVLKDWNQNVESSLSSIRDDQVKAFLSDKTVLKTDLFIDGDKQIRKVNAELSFPIADAKSGISAVKLTFVNETWNVNKPVKAASIAITDDALDLSEAPFYGSAILNYFKKDSQAYSLLRNDLQVAKEDIHLLMSTNDDADEYSFYDASHPFINEDNISMLPVRFLSERLGATVKWDDTAKQIIVKDDLTEKTIVFTLNSKSAQVNGTTVALESAAILKNGSTFVPLRFIAEQMGCKIVFDDQTQSVNLTRQ from the coding sequence ATGGAAAGAAAGAGATGGACTTGGTGGGTATCCGCCTCACTCGTGATTCTGATGTTTGCACTAACCGGTTGTCAGAACCTACAAGGATTAGACGTTTCACAAGCCTTTCAAAATAGCGCAGCCGTGAAGTCCGGCGAATCCAGGGGATCTCTTCAATTGGAGCTTGTTCCCGGGGACCAAACCGCGTTTACTGCCAATGAAAAAGCCATATTCAACGCATTGAAGAATGTGAAGCTAGAGTTAACTAACGTTGCTATGCAGGACAAGCAGCACCTCTCCGTGAACGGTGCTCTCACGTACAGCAAAGGGACTATCCCTTTCCAAGCCAGCTTGGATGAGACCCAGATTGTCCTTCAAATCGAAGGTGCCAAACAACCGATTTTCTTTGATTTAACCGACGCCGAGCGCGGCTCCATGCCAAGTCCGTTAACAGCTGATATGCAGAAGCAAATCATGGATAAAGCCGAGTCGCTGTCACCGGCCATCTTGAAATTCATCATTGCCAATGCGCCGAATCCAAGTCAAATTGCCGTCTCATCCGTCTCGGAGCAAGTGTACCAAGAGACGCTTTCTTTGCAAAAACTCCATTTGGAGATTAAGGGCAGCGAACTTGTCGGCCTCCTCAAAACATTCCTAACCAACATCATCGCCGATGACAAAGGATTGAAGGAACTCATTGGACAGCTTTATGACGTTCTCGCTCCAATCATTAAAGAAGAAATGAAAAGATCAGCTACAGAGAATGAGTTCGCCTCACCTTTTCCTGACTTGATGATGGCCTACCTGGATAATAAAACGCTAGCTGTCGAATTCGTTTACACAACGATTCAACAAGGGCTGCAGAAGGTGCTCAAAGACTGGAATCAGAATGTGGAATCTTCGCTTTCTTCGATTCGAGATGATCAAGTCAAAGCCTTCTTAAGCGATAAAACGGTGCTGAAAACTGATTTATTCATCGATGGCGACAAGCAAATCCGCAAAGTCAATGCGGAGCTTTCTTTCCCTATTGCTGATGCAAAATCAGGGATAAGTGCTGTTAAACTAACATTCGTCAATGAAACCTGGAATGTTAATAAGCCTGTGAAAGCCGCTTCAATTGCCATCACCGACGATGCGCTGGATCTTAGCGAAGCACCTTTCTACGGCAGTGCCATTCTTAACTATTTCAAAAAAGATTCACAAGCCTACTCGCTTTTAAGAAATGATTTGCAAGTAGCCAAAGAAGATATTCATTTGTTGATGAGCACCAATGATGATGCAGATGAATACTCGTTCTATGATGCGAGCCATCCGTTCATTAATGAGGATAACATCTCCATGTTGCCGGTTCGCTTCCTTTCTGAGCGGTTGGGCGCAACCGTGAAATGGGATGATACGGCCAAACAAATCATCGTCAAGGACGACCTGACGGAGAAAACCATTGTGTTCACGTTGAACAGCAAATCGGCTCAAGTTAACGGCACCACAGTTGCTCTGGAAAGCGCCGCTATCCTGAAGAATGGCTCCACGTTCGTTCCACTGCGCTTTATAGCGGAGCAGATGGGCTGCAAGATCGTGTTCGACGATCAGACGCAAAGCGTCAATCTGACAAGACAATAG
- a CDS encoding copper amine oxidase N-terminal domain-containing protein has product MHKKKLTWWVSSLLALMLITLTGCQTVQGLDIGGVIKNDWSVKSSESKGTLQLEFLPGDISKLSADEQKALSALQNVKIELTNVKTEDAAHVSADGSLTYSKGKIPFKLATEGTKIALSIEGAKKPVVFDLLGGSSVSFLQLLPKALQEQFGGKIAEIKPAIIGLILANTANPTRVSVTSVTDKVNGEDLALQKAHIELSGTELAALLQKLLANILADEAGLKDLINQLYDALSPVIQEQITNGSADFTLKLLGNKQLAAGLVYPSVHDFLQKASDSLNAAIAGDASADQISLPIQALFNAKSALQADIYADADKQVRKQALALNLPLANTPGVSGLKLSYVSETWNINKPTKAATIDISSGAVKVNPEASAIYSFLNNLDKQSLLYTLLKNDLKITKKQVSLATTGPVTDTPQPFINADGVTMVPVRFISEKLGAEVGWSGELQQVTIKDLLSGATIVLKLDSKTASVNGSSLNLESAATLHNSSTFVPIRFIAEQLGGVVSFNDDTRVVTIKRD; this is encoded by the coding sequence ATGCACAAAAAGAAACTGACTTGGTGGGTATCCTCACTGCTTGCTCTCATGCTTATTACACTAACAGGCTGCCAAACCGTACAAGGCTTAGACATTGGTGGCGTAATCAAAAACGACTGGTCTGTGAAGTCCTCAGAATCCAAAGGAACATTGCAACTCGAATTCCTGCCTGGCGATATCTCTAAATTGTCAGCGGACGAACAAAAGGCGCTCAGCGCACTGCAAAATGTGAAAATTGAACTCACTAACGTGAAAACAGAAGATGCCGCACATGTTTCTGCCGATGGTTCCCTTACATACAGCAAAGGAAAGATCCCTTTCAAGCTGGCGACGGAAGGCACCAAGATTGCGCTGAGCATCGAAGGCGCCAAGAAGCCGGTTGTGTTTGATCTATTAGGCGGTTCCAGTGTCTCTTTCCTTCAATTGCTGCCTAAAGCACTGCAAGAACAATTTGGCGGTAAAATTGCCGAGATCAAGCCAGCGATTATCGGGCTTATTCTGGCGAATACAGCCAATCCCACCCGTGTCTCCGTCACATCCGTTACGGACAAAGTGAACGGCGAAGATCTTGCTCTGCAGAAAGCACATATCGAGCTTAGCGGTACTGAACTGGCTGCTCTGCTCCAAAAACTGTTAGCGAACATTCTAGCTGATGAAGCTGGCCTCAAAGACTTGATCAATCAATTGTACGATGCTCTATCGCCAGTTATTCAAGAACAGATCACGAATGGTTCTGCCGATTTCACCCTGAAGCTGCTCGGGAACAAACAGTTAGCCGCAGGCTTGGTGTATCCTTCTGTTCATGACTTCCTGCAGAAGGCATCTGATTCTCTGAACGCGGCGATTGCCGGAGATGCATCCGCTGACCAAATCTCGCTGCCAATTCAAGCGCTGTTCAACGCAAAATCTGCGCTGCAAGCTGATATTTATGCTGATGCTGATAAACAAGTCCGCAAACAAGCTCTTGCTCTGAACTTGCCGCTTGCCAATACGCCAGGCGTCTCCGGCCTTAAACTATCTTATGTCAGTGAAACTTGGAACATTAACAAGCCAACCAAAGCCGCAACTATTGATATTTCCAGCGGTGCGGTGAAAGTGAACCCGGAAGCATCCGCTATCTATAGCTTCCTGAACAACCTGGATAAGCAATCACTTCTCTACACCTTGCTCAAAAATGATTTGAAAATCACGAAGAAGCAAGTTAGCCTGGCTACAACGGGTCCTGTGACGGATACACCGCAGCCATTTATCAATGCTGACGGCGTTACAATGGTTCCCGTCCGTTTCATTTCTGAAAAGCTCGGCGCTGAAGTCGGCTGGAGCGGAGAATTGCAGCAAGTTACGATCAAGGATCTGCTATCCGGGGCAACGATTGTGCTGAAATTGGATAGTAAAACAGCTAGTGTAAATGGCTCCTCACTTAATCTTGAAAGTGCAGCAACGCTTCATAACAGCTCTACGTTCGTGCCGATTCGTTTCATCGCCGAGCAGCTCGGCGGCGTCGTTTCCTTCAATGACGATACGCGTGTCGTCACGATCAAACGTGACTAG
- a CDS encoding flotillin family protein translates to MLTILYTVVAIVLVVFILLASIVRAYKKVPPNEAMIVFGLGGKRVVQGGGTFVIPGFQSFKTISMMLMSFDVKPDQPMFSQQGIRLKIEAVAQIKIQSDPVAIGTASEQFLDHTLLEREMMILHSVEGHLRGLVGQLTVEAILKNPDELNSKMRETCSEDLDKMGLSLISFVLKRVADDQGYIENLGVPEVERIRKSASIARAEVERDIQIRQADTEKESAIRRAEAHQLKIEAESAASAKEAQYRKELSMKEAEFKQETTSRQAEADLAYELKQKQIQQSLVTEQVKIRQMEAEANKTVRQIEVELKQKELEASVIKPAEAEKLAAIMRAEVNKQRQILEAEAEAESTRKRGQATAEAELAKGKANAEVVRLAGLAEAEALEKKAEAYKQYTQAAVTVEILRILPELAEKIAAPLSNVDKITVISQDGATSGVNRITGDIAKMIAQVPEITQTLTGQSVTDLARAFLGKDIEPLVSKESE, encoded by the coding sequence ATGCTGACGATTCTGTATACGGTTGTTGCGATTGTGCTTGTCGTTTTTATCTTACTAGCTTCGATTGTTAGAGCCTACAAAAAAGTACCGCCGAATGAAGCGATGATCGTGTTTGGTTTGGGCGGCAAAAGAGTCGTACAGGGCGGAGGGACCTTCGTCATTCCTGGATTCCAGAGCTTCAAGACGATTTCTATGATGCTGATGAGCTTCGATGTGAAGCCGGATCAGCCGATGTTCTCTCAGCAAGGCATACGCCTGAAAATTGAAGCCGTAGCGCAGATCAAAATTCAAAGCGATCCTGTGGCAATTGGAACGGCCTCTGAACAGTTTCTAGATCACACGCTGCTCGAGCGGGAAATGATGATTCTGCATTCTGTAGAAGGACATCTGCGGGGGCTGGTCGGGCAGTTGACCGTCGAAGCGATTCTGAAGAATCCGGACGAGTTAAACAGTAAGATGAGGGAAACGTGCTCGGAGGATTTGGATAAAATGGGGCTGAGCCTTATATCCTTCGTACTCAAGCGGGTCGCGGACGATCAAGGCTACATCGAGAACTTGGGCGTGCCCGAGGTCGAACGCATTCGCAAAAGCGCCAGCATTGCCCGAGCTGAAGTCGAGCGGGATATTCAGATCCGTCAGGCGGATACCGAGAAGGAATCCGCCATTCGCAGAGCAGAAGCGCATCAGCTTAAGATCGAAGCGGAGAGCGCCGCATCCGCCAAGGAAGCGCAGTATCGCAAAGAGCTCAGCATGAAGGAAGCGGAGTTCAAGCAAGAGACGACGAGCCGTCAGGCGGAAGCGGATTTGGCTTATGAATTGAAGCAGAAGCAAATTCAGCAATCTCTCGTGACGGAGCAGGTGAAGATTCGGCAGATGGAAGCCGAAGCGAACAAGACGGTTCGGCAGATTGAAGTTGAGCTGAAGCAGAAGGAACTCGAAGCATCGGTCATTAAGCCGGCCGAAGCGGAGAAGCTGGCGGCCATTATGCGCGCTGAGGTGAACAAGCAGCGGCAAATTCTTGAAGCCGAGGCGGAAGCGGAGTCGACGCGCAAACGTGGCCAAGCGACGGCCGAGGCCGAGCTTGCCAAAGGGAAGGCGAACGCGGAAGTCGTTCGCTTGGCGGGGCTTGCGGAAGCGGAGGCATTGGAGAAGAAAGCCGAAGCCTATAAGCAGTACACGCAAGCAGCCGTCACCGTGGAAATCTTGCGCATTCTGCCGGAATTGGCGGAGAAAATTGCGGCTCCATTAAGCAACGTGGATAAGATAACGGTGATCTCGCAAGATGGCGCCACGTCAGGCGTCAACCGCATCACAGGCGACATTGCCAAGATGATCGCCCAAGTGCCGGAGATTACCCAGACGCTCACGGGCCAAAGCGTGACCGATCTCGCTCGCGCTTTCTTGGGGAAAGATATCGAACCTTTGGTTAGCAAGGAAAGTGAATAA
- a CDS encoding HD-GYP domain-containing protein: protein MQIYKKFLLDLIRNYIIGSGVAVIVVGGVIISTTLTISDVEMVRIFFIMISSLCVMMYAEFLMFRRHMKPIRMMLEQEKPDIATIREAYLQTHRFPALSVKRILGPHFLGLSIPAIAMASSAIAMGWLSLPAYYIGLAGIGAILIASMHALLEFFSTAQAIRAVLVHIRQVGQRLHGEDVSLDGRVIVSIQRKFQLSAFLIGTMPLFLFSLATQIRLISHSSDLTADYWKWAGIILLLGVGFSSLGARMLTRDIQQPISDLHRAMKEVQAGDLQVRASDLYSDEFSRLVAGFNHMVKGLEAREQMNNQLLQSYYATLAAALDARDAYTAGHSTRVAQYSLMIGRAVALSETELDLLNKTALLHDIGKIGVRDDVLLKESRLTDEEFEKIKLHPVLGESILKQIEPAEAMAPLLPGVRSHHERYDGKGYPDGLQGQDIPEFGRIIAVADAFDAMTSDRPYRKGMAVEKALAILADGKGTQWDPRFAQAFMDVYKP, encoded by the coding sequence ATGCAGATTTACAAGAAGTTCTTACTTGATTTAATTCGTAATTACATCATTGGTTCCGGAGTAGCTGTCATCGTAGTTGGCGGCGTCATTATATCTACAACGCTTACCATTTCAGATGTAGAGATGGTTCGCATCTTTTTCATTATGATCAGTTCCTTATGCGTGATGATGTATGCCGAATTCCTCATGTTTCGCAGGCATATGAAGCCTATCCGGATGATGCTGGAGCAGGAGAAGCCCGACATTGCAACGATCCGTGAAGCTTATTTGCAAACCCACCGCTTTCCGGCGCTTTCTGTGAAACGGATTCTGGGGCCTCACTTCCTGGGACTTTCGATACCTGCGATAGCGATGGCTAGTTCCGCAATTGCCATGGGGTGGCTGTCGCTGCCAGCCTATTACATCGGGCTTGCCGGCATAGGCGCGATTCTTATTGCGAGTATGCATGCTTTACTTGAATTTTTCTCGACGGCGCAGGCCATTAGAGCTGTGCTTGTGCATATCCGTCAAGTAGGTCAGCGCTTGCACGGCGAAGATGTTTCTTTGGACGGGCGCGTGATTGTTTCGATACAGCGGAAGTTTCAGCTTAGCGCGTTCTTGATTGGCACGATGCCGCTCTTCCTTTTTAGTTTGGCGACGCAAATTCGTCTGATTTCACATTCATCGGATTTGACCGCGGATTATTGGAAATGGGCGGGCATTATTCTGCTGCTCGGTGTCGGCTTCTCCTCCTTGGGAGCCAGAATGCTGACCAGAGATATTCAACAGCCGATCAGCGATTTGCACAGAGCGATGAAGGAAGTCCAAGCCGGAGATCTTCAGGTAAGAGCTTCCGATTTATACTCCGATGAATTTTCACGGCTCGTTGCAGGTTTTAATCACATGGTCAAAGGGCTTGAAGCCCGCGAACAGATGAATAATCAGCTGCTGCAAAGCTATTACGCGACGCTTGCGGCCGCGCTCGATGCCAGAGATGCTTATACCGCGGGCCATTCGACGCGCGTTGCCCAATACTCGCTGATGATCGGACGGGCTGTTGCTTTGAGTGAAACGGAGCTGGATCTTCTGAATAAGACCGCGCTGCTCCATGATATTGGCAAAATCGGCGTGAGAGATGATGTTCTCCTCAAAGAAAGCCGGCTAACGGATGAGGAGTTCGAGAAGATCAAGCTTCATCCTGTCCTCGGGGAGTCGATTCTCAAACAGATCGAACCAGCTGAAGCGATGGCGCCTCTGCTGCCCGGCGTGCGCTCGCACCATGAGCGCTATGATGGCAAGGGATATCCGGACGGCCTGCAGGGCCAGGATATCCCGGAGTTCGGCCGCATCATCGCTGTGGCGGATGCGTTCGATGCCATGACTTCCGATCGTCCGTATCGGAAGGGGATGGCGGTCGAGAAGGCGCTAGCCATTCTCGCAGACGGCAAGGGGACCCAGTGGGATCCCCGGTTTGCGCAGGCTTTTATGGATGTTTATAAGCCATAG
- a CDS encoding RNA polymerase sigma factor yields the protein METTGVHVFDYLKYVSETTDEKAILRNLMEAYGNDVWNYAFSICRNSDLADDITQDAFLKVYRNLTTFRGEASVKTWLLTITRNTTYDYLRKAFWRKVTLVGFIQSAGTTNSAETEAMEKLYASDIWKKVISLPPKYREILILHAHHQLTTKEMAAILKISEGTVKSRLHHARLKVISLKEREALEQS from the coding sequence ATGGAGACGACCGGTGTCCATGTGTTTGATTATTTAAAGTACGTATCCGAAACAACGGATGAGAAAGCAATCCTTCGCAATTTAATGGAAGCCTACGGCAATGACGTATGGAATTATGCGTTCAGTATTTGTCGAAACTCGGATTTAGCCGATGATATTACACAAGATGCTTTCCTAAAAGTTTATCGCAATCTTACCACATTCCGCGGTGAAGCCTCGGTGAAAACCTGGCTATTAACGATTACCCGCAATACGACTTACGACTATCTACGTAAAGCATTCTGGCGCAAAGTTACGCTTGTCGGCTTCATTCAATCCGCAGGCACAACCAACTCGGCAGAAACCGAGGCTATGGAGAAACTATATGCGAGTGATATATGGAAAAAAGTGATTTCTCTGCCACCGAAATATAGAGAAATTCTGATTTTGCATGCTCATCATCAGCTCACGACCAAAGAAATGGCCGCTATACTCAAGATCTCGGAGGGAACCGTTAAATCCCGACTTCACCATGCCAGACTCAAGGTGATCAGTTTGAAGGAGCGTGAAGCGCTTGAACAATCCTGA